In Mixophyes fleayi isolate aMixFle1 chromosome 4, aMixFle1.hap1, whole genome shotgun sequence, the following proteins share a genomic window:
- the LOC142150675 gene encoding uncharacterized protein LOC142150675 — protein sequence MKKISAVEQSGSIKQKKEIEHKKGEDRDSFKKWLPDPRSNLQWLKKMVMILRKQNNILVDTIVTNYDVLYGKRAHVTSHQQRNQIWRQISDKVTSCGQVPKSIEHCRKRFRDCKRIVKKKMAASKRHAKGTGGGKPANISMKPWEVRLSEVLDPVLVEGAVDTEEPSTYLSEEPTSKRPSKKSSKGRPDTAASQVVQTHKDILLAKKK from the exons ATGAAGAAGATATCAGCAGTGGAGCAGAGTGGCAGCATAAAACAGAAGAAAGAGATCGAGCACAAGAAAGGAGAAGACAGAGATTCCTTTAAAAAGTGGCTACCAGACCCTCGCAGCAATCTACAGTGGCTGAAGAAGATGGTGATGATCCTGAGGAAG CAGAACAACATCCTGGTGGACACGATAGTAACTAACTATGATGTACTTTATGGTAAACGGGCACATGTCACAAGTCATCAGCAGAGGAACCAGATCTGGCGTCAGATCTCTGACAAGGTGACTTCTTGTGGGCAAGTTCCAAAATCTATTGAGCATTGCAGGAAACGTTTCCGGGACTGTAAGCGGATTGTAAAGAAGAAGATGGCTGCGTCCAAGAGGCATGCAAAAGGAACTGGTGGTGGGAAACCTGCAAATATCAGCATGAAACCCTGGGAAGTGAGGCTGTCTGAGGTCCTGGATCCTGTACTCGTGGAAGGTGCTGTGGACACAGAGgaaccttcaacatatttatctgaag AGCCAACTTCCAAGCGGCCATCTAAGAAAAGCTCAAAAGGACGTCCTGACACAGCTGCCAGCCAAgttg ttcaaacacacaaagacaTCCTACTCGCTAAGAAAAAATAA